In Eucalyptus grandis isolate ANBG69807.140 chromosome 4, ASM1654582v1, whole genome shotgun sequence, the following proteins share a genomic window:
- the LOC104440592 gene encoding DNA replication licensing factor MCM6 isoform X2, with translation MESYFVDRKAVQVEDVFLDFLKSFTVDPNSRGPPYYSAEIDAMKASESSTIFIDFSHVMLFSDLLQSAISDEFLRFEPYLRNACKRFVMEQKPTFIADDNPHKDINIAFFNLPFAKRLRELTTAEIGKLVSVTGVVTRTSEVRPELLQGTFKCLDCGGVIRNVEQQFKYTEPSICVDPTCQNRMKWALLRQESKFADWQRVRMQETSKEIPAGSLPRSMDVILRHDIVEQARAGDTVIFTGTVVVIPDILALASPGERAECRKEASQRNPSSVGKEGVRGLRALGVRDLSYRLAFIANSVQIMDGRRDIDIRNRKKGADEDDNQQFMAEEIDEIQRMRNTPDFFNKLVNSIAPTVFGHQDIKRAILLMLVGGVHKVTHEGINLRGDVNVCIVGDPSCAKSQFLKYTSGIVPRSVYTSGKSSSAAGLTATVAKEPETGEFCIEAGALMLADNGICCIDEFDKMDIRDQVAIHEAMEQQTISITKAGIQATLNARTSILAAANPTGGRYDKSKPLKYNVALPPAILSRFDLVYVMIDDPDDEIDYHIAHHIVRVHQKREDAIVPAFNTAQLKRYIAYAKTLKPKLSSEARKVLVESYVALRRGDTTPGSRVAYRMTVRQLEALIRLSEAIARSYLETQVQPRHVDVARKLLKTSIISVESTEIDLSEFQDGNRDLGDSSGGNGPDPPAQDDAQPTDAALDMQFSNAKTGASSGDKQREKLVVSDEYFQRVTQALIMRLRQHEEAVTREGDGLVGMRQRDLIMWYVHQQFDENNNISEKEAASEIKKVKIIIESLIRREGYLIVLDDGVQAAAEGEGARQAVNRNDRILAVAPNYDHAAL, from the exons ATGGAGTCGTACTTCGTCGACCGCAAGGCCGTCCAGGTGGAGGACGTCTTCCTCGACTTCCTCAAGAG CTTTACGGTGGATCCGAACTCGAGAGGGCCGCCTTACTACTCGGCGGAGATCGACGCCATGAAGGCCAGCGAGTCCAGCACCATCTTCATCGACTTCTCCCACGTCATGCTCTTCAGCGACCTCCTCCAGTCCGCCATCTCCGACGAGTTCTTGAG GTTCGAGCCGTACCTCAGGAATGCTTGCAAGCGGTTCGTCATGGAGCAGAAGCCCACCTTCATCGCCGACGATAATCCCCACAAGGACATCAACATCGCCTTCTTCAATCTCCCCTTCGCCAAGAG GTTGAGGGAACTGACCACCGCAGAAATAGGGAAGCTTGTATCGGTGACTGGCGTGGTCACTCGCACGAGTGAAGTGCGGCCAGAGCTTCTCCAGGGTACATTCAAGTGCTTGGACTGTGGAGGCGTCATAAGAAATGTGGAGCAACAATTCAAGTATACTGAG CCCTCAATCTGCGTGGATCCTACATGCCAAAATAGGATGAAGTGGGCATTGCTCCGCCAAGAGAGCAAATTCGCAGATTGGCAGAGGGTGAGAATGCAGGAGACCTCCAAAGAGATACCTGCTGGATCCCTGCCCAGATCGATGGATGTCATTCTCCGCCACGATATAGTTGAGCAGGCTAGAGCTGGTGACAC GGTCATTTTTACTGGTACTGTCGTTGTCATTCCTGACATATTGGCCCTGGCTTCCCCTGGCGAGAGAGCAGAGTGCCGCAAGGAAGCTTCACAGCGCAACCCATCATCTGTTGGAAAGGAAGGTGTGAGAGGTCTTCGAGCATTAGGCGTGAGAGATCTCTCTTATCGGCTTGCCTTTATTGCCAATTCAGTGCAG ATTATGGATGGTAGAAGAGACATTGACATTAGAAATAGGAAGAAGGGTGCTGATGAAGATGACAATCAGCAATTCATG GCTGAAGAGATTGATGAAATTCAGAGAATGAGGAATACCCCTGATTTCTTCAATAAGCTTGTCAATAGCATTGCTCCAACAGTTTTTGGTCATCAAGACATAAAGCGAGCTATTCTCCTTATGCTTGTTGGTGGCGTTCACAAGGTAACTCACGAAGGCATCAACCTGAGAGGGGATGTCAATGTCTGCATTGTTGGAGATCCTAGCTGTGCAAAATCCCAGTTCCTCAA ATATACTTCAGGCATAGTCCCAAGATCTGTATACACATCGGGAAAATCTTCCTCTGCTGCTGGGTTGACTGCAACTGTTGCCAAAGAACCAGAAACAGGGGAATTTTGTATCGAG GCTGGTGCCCTCATGCTTGCGGACAATGGAATCTGTTGCATTGATGAATTTGATAAAATGGACATCAGGGATCAG GTTGCAATTCATGAAGCTATGGAGCAACAGACAATAAGCATCACAAAAGCAGGTATTCAGGCAACTCTAAATGCCCGGACATCAATCCTAGCTGCTGCCAACCCGACAGGGGGCCGTTATGACAAATCTAAACCACTCAAG TATAACGTAGCTCTACCTCCAGCTATACTTTCGAGGTTCGATCTGGTATATGTAATGATTGATGACCCAGATGATGAGATCGATTACCACATTGCCCACCATATTGTGAGAGTTCATCAGAAACGTGAAGATGCTATTGTTCCTGCATTTAATACTGCCCAACTGAAACGTTACATTGCATATGCAAAAACTTTGAAACCAAAG CTGAGCTCAGAAGCAAGAAAAGTGTTGGTCGAGTCATATGTTGCACTTCGAAGAGGTGATACAACTCCTGGTAGCAGAGTTGCTTACCGCATGACTGTCAGGCAACTTGAGGCATTGATCAGGCTGTCTGAGGCCATTGCTCGAAGTTATTTGGAAACTCAG GTACAACCACGCCATGTTGATGTAGCAAGGAAACTGTTGAAAACATCTATAATAAG TGTGGAGTCAACTGAGATTGATCTATCTGAGTTTCAAGATGGTAATCGTGATTTGGGCGATAGCAGCGGTGGTAATGGACCTGATCCTCCTGCCCAAGATGACGCTCAACCCACAGATGCTGCGTTGGACATGCAGTTTAGCAATGCAA AAACTGGAGCAAGTTCTGGTGACAAGCAACGAGAAAAGCTTGTGGTCAGTGATGAGTATTTCCAAAGGGTAACACAAGCCCTCATTATGCGCCTGAGACAGCATGAAGAAGCTGTAACACGAGAAG GGGATGGATTGGTTGGAATGAGGCAAAGGGACTTAATCATGTGGTATGTCCATCAGCAGTTcgatgaaaataataatatttcagAGAAGGAAGCAGCGAGTGAAatcaaaaaagtcaaaattatCATAGAG AGCTTGATAAGAAGAGAAGGTTATTTAATAGTTCTGGACGATGGTGTCCAAGCTGCCGCAGAGGGTGAAGGTGCTAGACAGGCTGTTAATCGAAATGACAGAATTTTGGCGGTGGCCCCTAACTATGACCATGCTGCTCTCTAA
- the LOC104440592 gene encoding DNA replication licensing factor MCM6 isoform X1 has protein sequence MESYFVDRKAVQVEDVFLDFLKSFTVDPNSRGPPYYSAEIDAMKASESSTIFIDFSHVMLFSDLLQSAISDEFLRFEPYLRNACKRFVMEQKPTFIADDNPHKDINIAFFNLPFAKRLRELTTAEIGKLVSVTGVVTRTSEVRPELLQGTFKCLDCGGVIRNVEQQFKYTEPSICVDPTCQNRMKWALLRQESKFADWQRVRMQETSKEIPAGSLPRSMDVILRHDIVEQARAGDTVIFTGTVVVIPDILALASPGERAECRKEASQRNPSSVGKEGVRGLRALGVRDLSYRLAFIANSVQIMDGRRDIDIRNRKKGADEDDNQQFMAEEIDEIQRMRNTPDFFNKLVNSIAPTVFGHQDIKRAILLMLVGGVHKVTHEGINLRGDVNVCIVGDPSCAKSQFLKYTSGIVPRSVYTSGKSSSAAGLTATVAKEPETGEFCIEAGALMLADNGICCIDEFDKMDIRDQVAIHEAMEQQTISITKAGIQATLNARTSILAAANPTGGRYDKSKPLKYNVALPPAILSRFDLVYVMIDDPDDEIDYHIAHHIVRVHQKREDAIVPAFNTAQLKRYIAYAKTLKPKLSSEARKVLVESYVALRRGDTTPGSRVAYRMTVRQLEALIRLSEAIARSYLETQVQPRHVDVARKLLKTSIISVESTEIDLSEFQDGNRDLGDSSGGNGPDPPAQDDAQPTDAALDMQFSNANYGNAETGASSGDKQREKLVVSDEYFQRVTQALIMRLRQHEEAVTREGDGLVGMRQRDLIMWYVHQQFDENNNISEKEAASEIKKVKIIIESLIRREGYLIVLDDGVQAAAEGEGARQAVNRNDRILAVAPNYDHAAL, from the exons ATGGAGTCGTACTTCGTCGACCGCAAGGCCGTCCAGGTGGAGGACGTCTTCCTCGACTTCCTCAAGAG CTTTACGGTGGATCCGAACTCGAGAGGGCCGCCTTACTACTCGGCGGAGATCGACGCCATGAAGGCCAGCGAGTCCAGCACCATCTTCATCGACTTCTCCCACGTCATGCTCTTCAGCGACCTCCTCCAGTCCGCCATCTCCGACGAGTTCTTGAG GTTCGAGCCGTACCTCAGGAATGCTTGCAAGCGGTTCGTCATGGAGCAGAAGCCCACCTTCATCGCCGACGATAATCCCCACAAGGACATCAACATCGCCTTCTTCAATCTCCCCTTCGCCAAGAG GTTGAGGGAACTGACCACCGCAGAAATAGGGAAGCTTGTATCGGTGACTGGCGTGGTCACTCGCACGAGTGAAGTGCGGCCAGAGCTTCTCCAGGGTACATTCAAGTGCTTGGACTGTGGAGGCGTCATAAGAAATGTGGAGCAACAATTCAAGTATACTGAG CCCTCAATCTGCGTGGATCCTACATGCCAAAATAGGATGAAGTGGGCATTGCTCCGCCAAGAGAGCAAATTCGCAGATTGGCAGAGGGTGAGAATGCAGGAGACCTCCAAAGAGATACCTGCTGGATCCCTGCCCAGATCGATGGATGTCATTCTCCGCCACGATATAGTTGAGCAGGCTAGAGCTGGTGACAC GGTCATTTTTACTGGTACTGTCGTTGTCATTCCTGACATATTGGCCCTGGCTTCCCCTGGCGAGAGAGCAGAGTGCCGCAAGGAAGCTTCACAGCGCAACCCATCATCTGTTGGAAAGGAAGGTGTGAGAGGTCTTCGAGCATTAGGCGTGAGAGATCTCTCTTATCGGCTTGCCTTTATTGCCAATTCAGTGCAG ATTATGGATGGTAGAAGAGACATTGACATTAGAAATAGGAAGAAGGGTGCTGATGAAGATGACAATCAGCAATTCATG GCTGAAGAGATTGATGAAATTCAGAGAATGAGGAATACCCCTGATTTCTTCAATAAGCTTGTCAATAGCATTGCTCCAACAGTTTTTGGTCATCAAGACATAAAGCGAGCTATTCTCCTTATGCTTGTTGGTGGCGTTCACAAGGTAACTCACGAAGGCATCAACCTGAGAGGGGATGTCAATGTCTGCATTGTTGGAGATCCTAGCTGTGCAAAATCCCAGTTCCTCAA ATATACTTCAGGCATAGTCCCAAGATCTGTATACACATCGGGAAAATCTTCCTCTGCTGCTGGGTTGACTGCAACTGTTGCCAAAGAACCAGAAACAGGGGAATTTTGTATCGAG GCTGGTGCCCTCATGCTTGCGGACAATGGAATCTGTTGCATTGATGAATTTGATAAAATGGACATCAGGGATCAG GTTGCAATTCATGAAGCTATGGAGCAACAGACAATAAGCATCACAAAAGCAGGTATTCAGGCAACTCTAAATGCCCGGACATCAATCCTAGCTGCTGCCAACCCGACAGGGGGCCGTTATGACAAATCTAAACCACTCAAG TATAACGTAGCTCTACCTCCAGCTATACTTTCGAGGTTCGATCTGGTATATGTAATGATTGATGACCCAGATGATGAGATCGATTACCACATTGCCCACCATATTGTGAGAGTTCATCAGAAACGTGAAGATGCTATTGTTCCTGCATTTAATACTGCCCAACTGAAACGTTACATTGCATATGCAAAAACTTTGAAACCAAAG CTGAGCTCAGAAGCAAGAAAAGTGTTGGTCGAGTCATATGTTGCACTTCGAAGAGGTGATACAACTCCTGGTAGCAGAGTTGCTTACCGCATGACTGTCAGGCAACTTGAGGCATTGATCAGGCTGTCTGAGGCCATTGCTCGAAGTTATTTGGAAACTCAG GTACAACCACGCCATGTTGATGTAGCAAGGAAACTGTTGAAAACATCTATAATAAG TGTGGAGTCAACTGAGATTGATCTATCTGAGTTTCAAGATGGTAATCGTGATTTGGGCGATAGCAGCGGTGGTAATGGACCTGATCCTCCTGCCCAAGATGACGCTCAACCCACAGATGCTGCGTTGGACATGCAGTTTAGCAATGCAA ATTATGGTAATGCAGAAACTGGAGCAAGTTCTGGTGACAAGCAACGAGAAAAGCTTGTGGTCAGTGATGAGTATTTCCAAAGGGTAACACAAGCCCTCATTATGCGCCTGAGACAGCATGAAGAAGCTGTAACACGAGAAG GGGATGGATTGGTTGGAATGAGGCAAAGGGACTTAATCATGTGGTATGTCCATCAGCAGTTcgatgaaaataataatatttcagAGAAGGAAGCAGCGAGTGAAatcaaaaaagtcaaaattatCATAGAG AGCTTGATAAGAAGAGAAGGTTATTTAATAGTTCTGGACGATGGTGTCCAAGCTGCCGCAGAGGGTGAAGGTGCTAGACAGGCTGTTAATCGAAATGACAGAATTTTGGCGGTGGCCCCTAACTATGACCATGCTGCTCTCTAA
- the LOC104440594 gene encoding LOW QUALITY PROTEIN: LRR receptor-like serine/threonine-protein kinase GSO1 (The sequence of the model RefSeq protein was modified relative to this genomic sequence to represent the inferred CDS: inserted 2 bases in 1 codon) yields the protein MAILFMPRGARDIWVAVILALLALFCAVGHGETTLRILLEAKASFAEGDPGVLSDWSPSNRDFCTWTGVSCDQLQQQVVALNLSASSLSGSISPSLGRLRNLLHLDLSGNSLTGPIPPALSNLSSLESLLLFTNQLSRSIPPQLGSLSSLRVLRLGDNPALTGSIPPSFGGLKNLVTLGLASCSLTGPIPPQLGQLQLLQNLSLQENQLTGPIPPELGNCSSLTLFAASLNGLNGSIPRELGRLRNLELLNLANNSLSGEIDDVIGDISELHSLNLLGNQLEGPIPTSLARLHKLQNLDLSLNRLTGSIPAELGSMGELVYLVLSNNNLSSTIPAALCSNATNLEHLYLAQAQLSGPIPPQLSNCRALKQLDLSNNTLTGVIPIELYELVALTDLYLHNNSLAGNISTSIANLSSLQNLALYHNDLXGSLPHEIGMLGELQVLYLYDNRLSGEIPTEIGNCSSLQMIDFFGNHFSGRIPDSIGRLHQLNLLHLRQNELVGEIPAALGNCHQLIILDLADNALSGGIPPTLGNLLALKQLMLYNNSLAGNLPDSLINLRNLTRINLFKNRFSGSVSALCSSRSFLSFDVTDNSFEHEIPPQLGNSPFLERVRLGNNRFNGSLPWTLGKIRELSLLDLSGNLLTGPVPVQLSLCKKLTHLDLNNNLLSGPVPSWLGSLPQLGELKLSSNSFTGPVPPQLSECSKLLKLSLDGNSLNGTLPAEIGDLASLNVLNLDRNQLSGPIPSSIGKLGKLYELRLSENNFTGKIPVELGQLQNLQTILDLSHNNLSGQIPPSIAMLSKLEALDMSHNHLVGEIPLEVGEMSSLGKLDFSYNQLQGKLGKQFSRWPAHAFQGNLHLCGSPLVPCNSFISSNQPRLSESAVVIISAVSTLAALALLVFGIALFLKRRREAFKRFNEVKCASSTSSSQAHRRLLFHQGAAKQDFRWEDIMEATNNLSDEFMIGSGGSGKVYRAEMPTGETLAVKKIVWREDLLSNKSFVREVKTLGRVRHRHLVKLMGYCSNKAAGSNLLIYEYMENGSLWDWLHQKSANSKKQRSLDWEARLRIALGLAQGVEYLHHDCAPKIVHRDIKSSNLLLDSNMEAHLGDFGLAKSLVENYESLDTESNSWFAGSYGYIAPEYAYSLKATEKSDVYSMGIVLMELVSGKMPTDASFGLDIDMVRWVETHIETQDSAREELIDPALRPLLAREENAAFQVLEIALQCTKTAPQERPSSRQACDHLFHVFNNRTTDLEKTSLVPYA from the exons ATGGCGATATTGTTCATGCCTCGCGGAGCTCGTGATATTTGGGTTGCTGTGATCCTCGCGCTTCTGGCGTTGTTCTGCGCGGTGGGACATGGCGAGACGACCCTGAGAATACTTCTGGAGGCCAAGGCGTCGTTCGCGGAAGGAGACCCGGGAGTGCTGTCCGACTGGTCTCCGAGCAACCGGGATTTCTGTACGTGGACTGGCGTGTCCTGTGATCAGCTTCAGCAACAGGTGGTGGCCCTCAACCTGTCGGCTTCCTCTCTGTCGGGATCGATATCGCCGTCCCTGGGCCGCCTGCGGAACCTGCTTCACCTTGACCTCTCCGGCAACAGCCTGACGGGACCGATCCCACCTGCTCTCTCCAACCTCTCCTCCCTTGagtccctcctcctcttcaccAACCAGCTCTCCAGGTCCATCCCTCCTCAGCTCggctccctctcctccctccgCGTCCTCCGCCTCGGCGACAACCCTGCCCTCACCGGCTCCATCCCTCCGTCCTTCGGCGGCCTCAAGAACCTCGTTACTCTTGGCTTGGCCTCATGCAGCCTCACCGGCCCCATCCCTCCTCAGCTAGGACAGCTCCAACTGCTCCAGAACCTCAGCCTGCAAGAGAACCAGCTCACCGGCCCCATCCCGCCCGAGCTGGGCAACTGCTCCAGCCTCACGCTGTTTGCCGCCAGCCTCAATGGCCTCAACGGATCCATCCCGAGGGAATTGGGCCGGCTTAGGAATCTCGAGTTGCTGAACCTGGCAAACAACAGCCTGTCCGGGGAGATTGACGACGTGATTGGCGATATAAGCGAGCTGCACTCCTTGAACTTGCTGGGGAATCAGCTGGAGGGTCCCATCCCAACATCCCTGGCCCGCCTGCACAAGCTCCAGAATCTGGATTTGTCGTTGAACCGGCTCACCGGCAGCATCCCTGCGGAGTTGGGGAGCATGGGGGAGCTGGTTTACCTGGTTCTTTCCAACAACAACCTCTCCAGCACCATTCCCGCCGCCCTGTGCTCCAATGCCACTAATCTGGAGCACCTGTATCTGGCTCAGGCCCAGCTCTCTGGCCCCATTCCCCCCCAATTGAGCAACTGCCGTGCTCTGAAGCAGCTCGACCTTTCCAACAACACGCTCACCGGCGTCATCCCCATCGAGCTATATGAGTTGGTCGCCCTGACAGATCTCTATCTCCACAACAACAGCTTGGCGGGCAACATTTCTACATCCATAGCAAACCTCAGCAGCCTGCAGAACCTGGCTCTGTACCACAACGATCT GGGGAGCCTGCCGCATGAGATTGGGATGCTCGGCGAGCTCCAGGTGCTGTATCTCTACGACAACCGCTTAAGTGGGGAGATCCCCACGGAGATAGGAAACTGCTCGAGCTTGCAAATGATCGATTTCTTTGGAAATCACTTCAGTGGGAGGATACCTGACAGCATTGGGAGGCTACATCAACTTAATCTCCTTCACCTGAGGCAGAATGAGCTTGTAGGAGAAATTCCCGCCGCTTTAGGCAACTGCCACCAACTAATCATTCTGGACTTGGCAGACAATGCTCTGTCTGGCGGTATTCCCCCAACACTGGGGAATCTCCTGGCATTGAAGCAGCTCATGCTCTATAACAATTCTCTCGCTGGTAATCTTCCCGACTCTCTCATCAATCTAAGGAACCTGACCAGGATCAaccttttcaaaaatagattcaGTGGCAGCGTCTCTGCCTTGTGTAGCTCGcgctctttcctttctttcgaTGTCACAGATAATTCGTTTGAGCACGAAATACCTCCCCAACTGGGTAATTCGCCTTTCCTGGAAAGAGTCAGATTAGGTAACAATCGATTCAATGGGAGTCTCCCCTGGACCTTGGGGAAGATCCGCGAGCTCTCGTTGCTTGACCTATCCGGAAATTTGCTTACTGGACCGGTTCCTGTTCAGCTCTCCTTGTGCAAGAAATTGACCCACCTTGATCTAAACAATAACCTTCTCTCCGGGCCAGTCCCCTCGTGGCTTGGCAGCTTGCCTCAGTTGGGGGAACTTAAGCTTTCGAGCAACAGCTTTACTGGCCCCGTTCCTCCACAGCTATCTGAATGTTCCAAGCTGTTGAAGCTTTCTCTTGATGGAAACTCGCTGAATGGAACGCTCCCTGCTGAAATTGGTGATCTTGCCTCACTCAACGTCCTCAACCTTGACCGCAACCAACTCTCTGGGCCTATCCCTTCTTCCATAGGGAAGTTAGGCAAGCTTTATGAGCTTCGACTCTCGGAAAACAACTTCACTGGTAAAATTCCTGTAGAACTAGGACAACTCCAGAATCTCCAAACCATTCTTGATCTGAGCCACAACAATCTCAGTGGCCAAATCCCACCCTCTATAGCCATGCTGTCAAAACTCGAAGCACTCGATATGTCTCACAATCACCTGGTTGGTGAAATTCCTTTGGAAGTTGGCGAAATGAGCAGCTTGGGCAAGCTTGACTTCTCTTACAACCAGCTTCAGGGCAAACTGGGGAAGCAGTTCTCACGGTGGCCAGCTCATGCATTCCAAGGGAACCTGCATCTCTGTGGGAGTCCTCTTGTCCCATGCAACAGCTTCATATCCAGTAACCAGCCACGTCTGAGTGAATCCGCAGTCGTGATCATCTCTGCAGTGTCGACCTTGGCAGCTCTTGCTCTTTTAGTGTTTGGAATTGCCCTGTTCTTGAAGCGCAGGCGAGAGGCTTTCAAAAGATTCAACGAAGTGAAATGTGCGTCCTCCACCAGTTCTTCCCAGGCACATCGGAGATTACTCTTCCACCAGGGCGCTGCCAAGCAAGACTTTAGATGGGAAGATATTATGGAAGCCACCAACAACCTTAGTGATGAGTTCATGATTGGTTCGGGGGGATCTGGTAAAGTCTACAGGGCTGAGATGCCTACTGGGGAAACGCTGGCAGTTAAGAAGATAGTGTGGAGGGAAGATCTTCTGTCAAATAAGAGCTTCGTCAGGGAAGTCAAGACGTTGGGCAGGGTCCGGCATAGACACCTTGTGAAACTGATGGGCTACTGCAGCAACAAAGCAGCAGGTTCCAATCTGCTAATTTATGAGTACATGGAGAATGGAAGTCTATGGGATTGGTTGCATCAGAAGTCAGCGAATtcaaagaagcagaggagcCTCGATTGGGAAGCAAGGTTACGCATAGCGCTGGGTTTAGCTCAAGGTGTGGAGTACCTGCATCATGATTGTGCTCCGAAGATCGTTCACAGGGATATCAAATCTAGCAATTTGTTGCTGGACTCCAACATGGAGGCACACCTAGGTGATTTTGGGCTCGCGAAATCGCTGGTGGAGAATTATGAATCACTAGACACAGAGTCCAATTCATGGTTCGCGGGGTCGTACGGCTACATTGCTCCag AGTATGCATACTCCTTGAAGGCAACTGAGAAAAGTGATGTGTATAGTATGGGAATCGTGCTGATGGAGCTCGTCAGCGGGAAAATGCCAACAGATGCATCTTTCGGTTTAGACATTGACATGGTCAGATGGGTGGAGACTCATATTGAGACGCAAGATTCAGCTCGGGAAGAGTTGATAGACCCTGCATTAAGGCCGCTCTTAGCTAGGGAAGAGAATGCGGCTTTTCAAGTGCTCGAAATCGCACTGCAATGCACGAAAACTGCCCCACAAGAGAGGCCATCATCCAGGCAGGCGTGCGATCACCTTTTCCACGTATTCAACAACAGGACGACGGATTTGGAGAAGACCAGTCTCGTTCCCTACGCGTAA